The Branchiostoma floridae strain S238N-H82 chromosome 3, Bfl_VNyyK, whole genome shotgun sequence genomic sequence AGTTTTCTAGCCCACAATTTCAAACTGCGTTGACAGCTAAAAGGATTTTAATGTTGCATATCCACCACAAGTGACAAAAGACGTAGAATAGGTTACGTTAGTGATGATTCTGTACGTACTTAGCTAGAATCTGTCGTGTCGGTACGGAATAACGtcctcacttactcactcactcaaccactcactcactcactcactcatgatcactcaCGGACTCACTTACTAACTGATTCACTCACAATTACTGACTCACATCGGTACGATATATTTTTCAACACAAGCTAATGATAAACAAAAACTTACATAAATGTATACTTCTCAAACCTCTCGTGACCAAGTACATGCGATGTCCACAAATATAGCTTAACCCCATAGAAAGTTTTATTCCCCCACGACATAAAATTGTGTTGACATTGTAACGTTAATGGTACACATCCACATCAACTGACGCACGGCGTAGAAAGCgtttgtgactgtgtgtgtactTAGCTAGAGTCTGTCATGTCCGTATTGCATGACGTACGCAGTCAACCCAGATCGGCGCCTGGCTGGTGCCGGCCTTTCACGAAGTGAAGGGGTCACCGGCTCATGAAAGGCGCCGGCCTGCTTTTTTACGCTATGTTCCTGTCACTCTAAAACCATCCGTAAGTGTATAAATAAACACGAATCTGTCACACCTGCATTAATGGTCACAACTGGACACTTACTGCCGACAACTGTCAGGGCAACAGCTGGACCCGCACAGCGTGCGCTTCAGGCTCGCCCGGAAGTTCTGTCCGAGCAGGGCGTATAGGAAGGGGTTGACGCAGCTGTTGACGTCAGCGATGACGTTCAGGAAGTACCAGACGGTGGCGTTGACGTTGAAACCGAAGACGGAGCTGATGATGTTGCCCACGTGCAGCGGCAACCAGCTGATGACGAAGATCACCACCACCACGATGACCATGCGAGTAACGCGGTGACGAGAGCGCAGCGCCCGGCGGCTTTCCGGCGGGATGACATCGGTGTTTCGCAGCTTACGGTAGATGAGGACGTAGTTGGGGACCATGATGCAGAGAGGGATGAGGAACGCCAATGCTGTAAGGTAGACGGCGTTAGCGCCTCGCCACCAGTCCTCGTTCTGGACGTTAGCCGGCCACTTGAACATGCAGATGGTACTACCCCCAAGGTAGTCGGTCTCCGCGAACACGATGTACGGTAGGGAACACATCAGCGCCACCGTCCAGACACATCCTCCGATCATCTTCGCCTTCTTCAGCGAGCGGTTCTGCATGTTTCGGACGGGGTGTAAGATGGCGTAGTACCGCTCTATGCTCATCACGGTCAGGAAGTAAATGCTAGCAAATGTGTTGACGTTGAAGATTGACCTGACTATCTTACACATTGCCCGCCCGAATATCCATACTCTTAAGATGTAGTCTGCTGCCCAAATCGGGAACGTCAAACAGTAGAGAAAGTCTGACACCGCCAGGTTTAAGACGTACATATTTGGTACAGTTTTCATGGTTGAGTACTTGATAATGACGTAGATAATCAGTCCATTTCCTATAAGTCCTGTAATGCCTATGGCACACTGGATGACAGGAACCACTATGTTGTATATGATGACGTCCCAGGAATACGGACTCTGTATGTAGGTTTCGTTGACGAAGAAAGAGTAGTTGGAGATGTCAAAGGGGAAGTCATCCTCCATCTTACACCGACAGGTTGATCTAGacacacaaaagaaaagaaacattcatTTAAGAAGACATAACAGTAACATAATCAATATCTGCCTGTCAACATTTTGCCAATGAGAAACATAAAAAGGAGGCATTCAGAATAATAAATAAAAGTCCTGAACATGTGTAGAGATAGGATGGTTTCCTTGTCCTTCACTTCTATGCTTCAGAGAAGGTTGAATGCATGTGAAAACTGAAGATACTTGATATTTAGTTCGAGAAGTCACAGTACTTTGATAAATGGTTGTACCTTCAAAGTTGTATAAAAGCGTTCATCGACTGATGAAGACTTTAAGACCACTGCAATCTACTGTGCACTTACAACCAATCAATTTACTATCTAGAAGTTTTACGTTAAAGTAAAATTTCTTGATTAAGAATTACTTTCAGTAAAGCCCACAAGACGGACG encodes the following:
- the LOC118410880 gene encoding delta-type opioid receptor-like, producing the protein MFLFFCVSRSTCRCKMEDDFPFDISNYSFFVNETYIQSPYSWDVIIYNIVVPVIQCAIGITGLIGNGLIIYVIIKYSTMKTVPNMYVLNLAVSDFLYCLTFPIWAADYILRVWIFGRAMCKIVRSIFNVNTFASIYFLTVMSIERYYAILHPVRNMQNRSLKKAKMIGGCVWTVALMCSLPYIVFAETDYLGGSTICMFKWPANVQNEDWWRGANAVYLTALAFLIPLCIMVPNYVLIYRKLRNTDVIPPESRRALRSRHRVTRMVIVVVVIFVISWLPLHVGNIISSVFGFNVNATVWYFLNVIADVNSCVNPFLYALLGQNFRASLKRTLCGSSCCPDSCRQESRRGNIRDMANVRSATTAIEMSTPPSGLTTV